A genomic region of Kribbella sp. NBC_00382 contains the following coding sequences:
- a CDS encoding glutamyl-tRNA reductase, which yields MSYLVVGISHRSADISVLERVALDPDAATKLALAVQHTPAVTESAVLATCNRTEVYANVDRFHAGMDEVTAILSDVTGVPLLDLAEHLYVHFEEGAVAHLFQVGVGLDSMIVGESQILGQLKDTLRIGQDLETIGSALNPLFQQALRVGKRARTETGIDAAGRSVVSAGLEAVGGYEGRRALVVGAGSMASLAAQTLLNGGAKSVTIANRNYDRAVALADRIGGTAIKLADVPGAMREADLIVSCTGARGVVLTEEMVRDAADGRPFGVLDIALPRDVDPAAARIDGVTLVTLADLAGTAGGSADDIDEVRRIVHEETGAFEATRRAASVLPTVVALRTMASELVDAELARLDRRLPGLDEIQRSEVARTIRRVVDKVLHTPTVRVKELAADPGGPTYADALRELFALDPATVDAVTAPKTSQATGGDPA from the coding sequence ATGAGCTACCTGGTCGTCGGCATCTCGCACCGGTCCGCTGACATCTCTGTACTCGAGCGGGTGGCCCTGGATCCGGACGCGGCGACCAAGCTCGCGCTCGCGGTCCAGCACACCCCGGCGGTGACCGAGTCGGCCGTGCTGGCCACCTGCAACCGCACCGAGGTCTACGCGAACGTCGACCGCTTCCACGCCGGGATGGACGAGGTCACCGCGATCCTCTCCGACGTCACCGGCGTACCGCTGCTCGACCTGGCCGAGCACCTCTACGTGCACTTCGAGGAAGGCGCCGTCGCGCACCTGTTCCAGGTCGGCGTTGGGCTGGACTCGATGATCGTCGGCGAGAGCCAGATCCTCGGCCAGCTGAAGGACACGCTGCGGATCGGCCAGGACCTGGAGACGATCGGTTCGGCCCTGAACCCCCTGTTCCAGCAGGCTTTGCGGGTCGGCAAGCGGGCCCGCACCGAGACCGGCATCGACGCGGCCGGCCGGTCGGTGGTCTCCGCCGGACTCGAGGCCGTGGGTGGCTACGAAGGCCGCCGCGCGCTGGTCGTCGGAGCCGGTTCGATGGCTTCGCTGGCAGCCCAGACACTGCTCAACGGCGGTGCGAAGAGCGTGACGATCGCCAACCGCAACTACGACCGCGCCGTCGCGCTGGCCGACCGGATCGGCGGTACTGCGATCAAGCTCGCCGACGTCCCCGGTGCGATGCGCGAGGCCGACCTGATCGTCTCGTGTACCGGCGCCCGGGGTGTGGTGCTGACCGAGGAGATGGTTCGCGACGCCGCTGACGGGCGGCCGTTCGGCGTACTGGACATCGCGCTGCCCCGGGATGTCGATCCCGCCGCCGCGCGGATCGACGGCGTCACCCTGGTGACGCTGGCCGATCTGGCCGGTACCGCGGGTGGCAGCGCGGACGACATCGACGAGGTACGCCGGATCGTCCACGAGGAGACGGGTGCCTTCGAGGCCACCCGGCGCGCCGCGTCGGTACTGCCGACCGTGGTCGCCTTGCGGACGATGGCCAGCGAGCTGGTCGACGCCGAGCTGGCCAGGCTGGACCGCAGGCTGCCCGGGCTGGACGAGATCCAGCGCAGCGAGGTGGCCCGGACCATCCGGCGGGTGGTCGACAAGGTGCTGCACACGCCGACCGTACGGGTGAAGGAACTGGCCGCCGATCCGGGCGGCCCGACCTACGCCGACGCGCTGCGCGAACTGTTCGCGCTGGACCCGGCCACCGTGGACGCGGTCACCGCTCCCAAGACTTCGCAGGCAACCGGAGGTGATCCCGCATGA